A part of Rattus norvegicus strain BN/NHsdMcwi chromosome 4, GRCr8, whole genome shotgun sequence genomic DNA contains:
- the Nat8 gene encoding N-acetyltransferase 8 has translation MASFHIRQFQERDYEQVVDMFSRGMKEHIPTAFRHLLLLPRTLLLLLGVPLALVLVSGSWLLAVVCIFFLLPFLWFLAGQPWKNYVSKCLHTDMADITKSYLSDRGSGFWVAESGGQIVGTVGALPVKDPPSGRKQLQLFRLSVSSQHRGQGIAKALVRTVLQFARDQGYTDVVLVTGLLQQGAVTLYYSMGFQKTGESFMDILTWLVDVSLIHFIYPLPSS, from the coding sequence ATGGCTTCTTTTCACATCCGCCAGTTCCAGGAGAGGGACTATGAACAGGTCGTGGATATGTTCTCCAGGGGAATGAAGGAACACATCCCCACTGCCTTCCGCCACTTGCTGCTGCTGCCCCGAACCCTCCTACTCTTACTTGGGGTGCCCCTTGCCCTGGTCCTGGTGTCTGGCTCCTGGCTGCTGGCTGTTGTATGCATCTTCTTTCTGCTCCCATTTTTGTGGTTCCTTGCTGGACAGCCCTGGAAGAATTATGTGTCCAAATGCTTACACACAGACATGGCTGACATCACCAAGTCTTATCTGAGTGATCGTGGCTCAGGTTTCTGGGTGGCTGAGTCTGGGGGCCAGATAGTGGGCACAGTGGGTGCTCTGCCAGTCAAGGATCCTCCATCAGGGAGGAAGCAGTTGCAGCTCTTCCGCCTGTCTGTGTCCTCACAGCATCGAGGACAGGGGATAGCGAAAGCACTGGTCAGAACTGTGCTCCAGTTTGCACGGGACCAGGGCTACACGGATGTTGTCCTTGTGACTGGCCTTTTGCAGCAAGGTGCTGTGACCCTCTACTACAGCATGGGCTTCCAGAAGACAGGCGAATCCTTCATGGACATACTCACATGGCTTGTGGATGTTTCTCTAATTCATTTCATATACCCGCTCCCTTcctcctga
- the Nat8f2 gene encoding N-acetyltransferase family 8 member 2 isoform X1: MAPYHIRQFQDRDHRRVLDLFSRGMEEHVPAAFYHVLTLPHSLLLFPGVPVTIILVSGSWLLATVYSFLFLLCLRLIFWVSCRNYVAKCLQADLADITKSYLNAHGSFWVAESGGQVVGIVAALPVKEPPSGRKQLQLFRLSVSSQHRGQGIAKALVRIVLQFARDQGYTDVVLVTGNMQYSAMSLYQGMGFQKTGHYFVSIAKRLIGLSIFHFTYSLPSVWEPRM; this comes from the coding sequence ATGGCTCCTTATCACATCAGACAGTTCCAGGACAGGGACCACAGAAGAGTCCTGGACTTGTTCTCCAGAGGCATGGAGGAGCATGTCCCTGCTGCCTTCTACCATGTGCTGACACTGCCTCATTCTCTCCTGCTCTTTCCTGGGGTGCCCGTGACCATAATCCTAGTGTCTGGTTCTTGGCTCCTGGCCACagtgtacagtttcctctttctcctttgccTGCGGCTCATTTTCTGGGTTTCATGCAGAAATTATGTGGCTAAATGTTTGCAGGCCGACTTGGCTGACATCACCAAGTCTTACCTGAATGCACATGGCTCCTTCTGGGTGGCTGAGTCTGGGGGGCAGGTGGTGGGCATAGTGGCTGCTCTGCCAGTCAAGGAGCCTCCATCAGGGAGGAAGCAGTTGCAGCTCTTCCGCCTGTCTGTGTCCTCACAGCATCGAGGACAGGGGATAGCGAAAGCACTGGTCAGAATTGTGCTCCAGTTTGCACGGGACCAGGGCTACACGGATGTTGTCCTTGTGACTGGCAATATGCAGTATAGCGCTATGTCTCTGTACCAGGGCATGGGCTTCCAGAAGACAGGCCATTACTTCGTCAGCATAGCCAAGAGGTTAATTGGTCTTTCTATCTTTCATTTCACCtactctctcccttctgtttGGGAACCAAGAATgtga